The DNA sequence TTGATCCTGAGCAAGCTGCTGGTATCAGTAACTTCCAAGGTATTGAGTCTTACTCGCTGCCTCCAACTAGAACTTATGGAGTGAGCTTAAAATTTGGTTTCTAAAAAAATTAAAAATAATCCATCATGAAAAATATGATTAAAATATTCAAATTGATATTCATCATCGGGTTGGTGGGAAGTTGTACTGGCGATTTCGACGAAATCAATACCGATCCGTCTAAAATTACTGCTGAATCTCTAGATGCATCTTTCGTAGGTCCTGCTTTTGCCAATGTGATTTACAGAGGTCTTAACCAAGGTTGGGGTAACGGAATTAGCGATGACCAAGGTACTTACGGTTTAGGAACAACCCTACACTCAACTACCTATGTGCAATATTTGTCAACTACTTCTACTAGTTTTCAAACAGAAAGATATGCATTTAACGATAGCTGGAGAGCCAGACTTTGGACAAGGTTCTATACTTTAGCAGTTCCTGCACTAAACACTGCTTACGAAGCGGCTGAAGATGCAGAAGATAACGAATTAACCAATGCTGTATTAGACGTTTGGAAAGTGGAGATTTACCACAGAATGACTGACCATTTCGGTCCAATTCCTTATTTTGATGCGGGTAATGGTGGAGAAACTGTAGCTTACGATTCTCAAGAAGATATCTATGCAGATTTCTTTACTTTATTAGATAATGCTATTGAAGTTTTTGATGCAAACGCAGGTGGTTCTGTAGGTCCATTAGTTGGTTACGATCGTATTTACGATGGCAATGTAGATAGCTGGAAGTTATTTGCAAACTCTTTAAAACTTCGTTTAGCATTAAGAATTTCTGACATCGATCCTTCAAATGCACAAGTTTATGCAGAAGAAGCAGTGGCTTCTGGTGTAATGCTTTCTAGCAGCGAAAGTGCTTTTTACGAAGTAAGCGACGATACACCACATAACTTAAACATTATTGCTACTTGGGGTTTCAGAATGAGTGCTTCAATGGAAAGTATCTTAAGAGGTTACAACGACCCAAGAATTGGACTTTTCTACAGCGGAGCTTCATCAGATGGAGAATACAGAGGTCAGCCAAATGGTGGTGGAACTTTAAGAGATTGGGATGATGACGATACATCTGAAATCGGACCATCTTATGCATACGATTTATCTAACTCAACTGATATTTTGGTGATGACTGCTGCTGAAACTTATTTCAACAGAGCAGAAGGCGCATTAAACGGATGGAACATGTCTGGTTCAGCGCAAGAATTATATGAGACTGGTATTGCTACTTCTATGGACGAGTGGGAAGTTGATTCAGATGAGACAAGCACATACATTGTTGGTACTACCAATCCGGTTGAGCCTTACCTAGTAGAACAATATGATGCGGATGATAGAACTCCTCCAGTACAAGTTCCTGTAGCTTTTGATAATGGTGACGATACCAATGCAAGAACTCAAATTGCAGTTCAAAAATATTTGGCATTATTCCCAGAGTCTTGGGAAGCATGGGCAGATTTAAGAAGAACTGATATTCAGATATTATATCCGCTTTTACAAAGTGATAACAGTAACATAAGCAGATACGAATTGGTGAGTAGATTGCCATTTGTACCTAATGAGTACAATACAAATGCTGTTGAAGTAACCAATGCTGTTCAGCTTTTAAATGGTGTGGATAACGGCGCTACCAAAGTTTGGTGGGACGTGAACTAATCAAAGTATTATTATCATAGTAAGTGAATGACTAACTACGCTTAACCAATAGGATGATAAGAGGGAAAACCAAACGGTGGACCCTCTTACTCTTTTGATGAAAATCAGTTTTAACAAAGACTTTTACACTTTTGTCAACAAAATTATCCATTAATATTGAGGTAGTTTCCACAATGTGTTTACTTTACACTTATTGAAGTGAAGATTACTATCGAAATATGTATCAGAGATTAAAAAACAAGTAATGGACAAACAACTCAATTTAAGACAGCTAATTATTTTAGCTTTGTTTTTTGTAATGGGTGAAGCAGTTGCGCAGGAGATTCCAGAGTGGCAGGTACCTGACATTGTTTCTGTAAACAAAGAAAAACCACACGCGTGGTTTATCCCATATCAGGATGCAAAAACTGCAAGAACTAAAAATCCTTCAGAATCAGACTATTATCAGTTATTGAATGGCGACTGGAAATTCCAGTTTAAGAAATCACCAACCGAAGTTACAGAAGATTTTTTTACAACAGACTTCAACGACCAATCTTGGGATAAAATTCCAGTTCCATCAGATTGGCAAATGCAAGGTTACGATTATCCTATCTATGTAAACATTCAGTATCCTTTTAAAGATGCTATTGCTCCACATGTGCCTTTAGATTACAACCCAACAGGTTTGTACAGACACACTTTTGAGATTCCTTCAGATTGGAGTGGCAAGCAAGTGTTTATCAACTTTGGTGGTGTAAAAACAGTTTTCTATCTGTGGATAAACGGAGAGAAAGTTGGTTACAGCGAAGATAGCAAAGGTGTAGCAGAGTTTGATATTACAAAATATATCAAAACAGGCACCAACCAACTGGCTATGGAAGTAATTAGATTTGCTACAGCCAGTTACATGGAAGATCAAGACTTTTGGAGAATGAGTGGTATCGAGAGAGATGTATTTCTTGTAGCTACGCCAAAAGCGAGAATAGAAGATTATACAGTAAAAAGCGATCTAGATGGCGCTTTTACAAATGGTGTTTTTGGTTTAGATCTAGACCTAAAAAGCCACGACAATGCAGACTTAGATGTATCGGTAGCTATTAAGTTATACGATGGAGACAAGGTGCTTTTTGAAGACGAAAAAACTGCTGAGGCAGGAATAGTAAGCTTTACTTCTGAGATTCAAGATGTGAGAAAGTGGAGTGCTGAGTTCCCAAATCTATACGATTTAGAAATAGAGTTAAAAGATGGCGATAAAGTAACTCAAGCGATCTTCCAAAGAGTAGGTTTCAGAAATATT is a window from the Chondrinema litorale genome containing:
- a CDS encoding SusD/RagB family nutrient-binding outer membrane lipoprotein, producing the protein MKNMIKIFKLIFIIGLVGSCTGDFDEINTDPSKITAESLDASFVGPAFANVIYRGLNQGWGNGISDDQGTYGLGTTLHSTTYVQYLSTTSTSFQTERYAFNDSWRARLWTRFYTLAVPALNTAYEAAEDAEDNELTNAVLDVWKVEIYHRMTDHFGPIPYFDAGNGGETVAYDSQEDIYADFFTLLDNAIEVFDANAGGSVGPLVGYDRIYDGNVDSWKLFANSLKLRLALRISDIDPSNAQVYAEEAVASGVMLSSSESAFYEVSDDTPHNLNIIATWGFRMSASMESILRGYNDPRIGLFYSGASSDGEYRGQPNGGGTLRDWDDDDTSEIGPSYAYDLSNSTDILVMTAAETYFNRAEGALNGWNMSGSAQELYETGIATSMDEWEVDSDETSTYIVGTTNPVEPYLVEQYDADDRTPPVQVPVAFDNGDDTNARTQIAVQKYLALFPESWEAWADLRRTDIQILYPLLQSDNSNISRYELVSRLPFVPNEYNTNAVEVTNAVQLLNGVDNGATKVWWDVN